One window from the genome of Choloepus didactylus isolate mChoDid1 chromosome 2, mChoDid1.pri, whole genome shotgun sequence encodes:
- the LOC119519565 gene encoding olfactory receptor 2A12-like produces MWMLPGQNQSWVSEFILLGFSSDPTSNRILFIVFLLLYLCSVMGNGLIITLICLDSHLHTPMYFFLCILSLLDMACVTTTIPQMLVDLLAASKTISFARCWLQMYVFGALGLTECMFFVVMAYDRYVAICYPLSYTVILTWDLCMWLAAGTWACGFFFSVIHTFLTMSLPYCGPNIINHYFCEGPSVRSLACMDTHLIEMVDLVISVFVVLPPLSLIVASYIRIALAILKIKSTQGRCKAFSTCASHLTVVTFFYAPAIYIYIRPNSSYSPERDKQVSLFYNVFTSLLNPVVYSLRNKDIKVAFLKVMGHGRMA; encoded by the coding sequence ATGTGGATGCTTCCAGGGCAGAACCAAAGCTGGGTTTCTGAATTTATCCTCCTTGGCTTCTCCAGTGACCCAACATCTAACAGGATCCTCTTCATTGTCTTCCTTCTCCTCTACCTGTGCTCAGTTATGGGAAATGGGCTCATCATCACCCTGATCTGCCTGGACTCACATCTCCAcactcccatgtacttcttcctctgtaTTCTCTCCCTGCTGGACATGGCCTGTGTCACGACCACTATACCCCAAATGCTGGTGGACCTTCTTGCTGCCTCCAAGACCATCTCTTTTGCTCGCTGTTGGCTGCAGATGTATGTGTTTGGTGCCCTGGGCCTGACTGAGTGCATGTTCTTTGTGGTCATGGCCTATGACCGATATGTGGCCATTTGCTACCCATTGAGTTATACTGTTATCCTTACCTGGGACCTGTGCATGTGGCTGGCAGCTGGGACCTGGGCCTgtggtttctttttctctgtgatCCACACCTTCCTCACCATGAGTCTACCCTATTGTGGGCCCAACATCATCAACCACTACTTCTGTGAAGGCCCCTCAGTACGGAGCTTGGCTTGCATGGACACCCACCTCATCGAGATGGTGGACCTGGTCATCAGTGTCTTTGTGGTTCTTCCCCCACTCTCCCTCATCGTGGCCTCCTACATACGTATTGCCCTGGCCATTCTCAAGATCAAGTCCACCCAGGGCCGCTgcaaggccttctccacctgtgctTCCCACCTGACTGTGGTCACATTCTTCTATGCTCCAGCCATCTACATCTACATAAGACCCAACTCCAGCTATTCTCCTGAGCGTGACAAGCAGGTCTCACTCTTTTATAATGTCTTCACTTCTCTGCTTAACCCTGTGGTCTACAGTCTGAGGAACAAGGACATCAAGGTGGCTTTTCTCAAGGTGATGGGGCATGGTAGGATGGCCTGA